A part of Mustelus asterias unplaced genomic scaffold, sMusAst1.hap1.1 HAP1_SCAFFOLD_311, whole genome shotgun sequence genomic DNA contains:
- the LOC144486297 gene encoding histone H1-like produces the protein MTETAAAETAPPAAPAQVKSPRKKKAAPRPAAAGPKLGEQILTVVAGCSDRKGMSLAAIKKALAGSGVDVGKRVSQIRLTIKRKVETGSLVQTKGQGASGSFKLAKKESPGKMGKKVKTPTAKKSLVKKTAAKKLTTKKAAAKKPAAKKPAAKKTPVKKSTVKKTSSKKAATPKKAVKKAALKKKPPVKEVTGGKSVKKVTKSKAKPKLLNDPISGCFSR, from the coding sequence atgactgaaactgcagccgccgaaacggctcctccagccgctcccgctcaagtGAAGTCTCCCAGGAAGAAGAAGGCGGCTCCCCGACCTGCGGCAGCCGGTCCCAAGTTAGGCGAGCAGATCCTCACAGTTGTGGCGGGATGCAGCGATCGCAAGGGGATGTCCCTGGCCGCGataaagaaagctttggctggcagtggagtggatgtggggaagcgcgTCTCCCAGATCAGGTTAACGATCAAGAGGAAGGTGGAGACAGGGTCTCTGGTGCAGACAAAGGGACAGGGCGCCTCCGGCTCCTTCAAACTCGCTAAGAAGGAAAGCCcggggaaaatgggaaagaaggtgaagacaccaacagccaagaaatctttagtaaagaaaacagcggccaagaagctgacaacaaagaaagcagcagccaagaaacccgcagcaaagaaacccgcagcaaagaaaactccagtgaagaaatcaacagtgaaaaaaacaagcagcaagaaggcggcaactccaaaaaaggcggtGAAGAAAGCAGCCCTGAAGAAAAAGCCTCCTGTGAAGGAGGTGACGGGCGGAAAGTCTGTCAAAAAAGTGACTAAATCGAAGGCcaaacccaaa